A single window of Oncorhynchus keta strain PuntledgeMale-10-30-2019 chromosome 34, Oket_V2, whole genome shotgun sequence DNA harbors:
- the LOC118376218 gene encoding nectin-3-like isoform X2, producing the protein MLLKLSCVILLIIQRDTEIPPVVSVTVDVDPVIGENEVVLSTCVAAGAKPQAEVTWKTGEFGSLLKTVTNSTQHTNGTTTVLSHLLGVPTKAANQQQVQCVVNQSALVTEKTYNYSINIHYPPQSVNITLSEASKATVFLCVADSNPHPNYTWSRVVQPWPGSSVRAEGDKLHLLSLSSELNGLYVCQASNPYGRAAGSLYVHTSSESSAACWVLLVVILCLIVAAAALIWYRCKYGQFPWSSFVAKAPEQTVSVSSKTRRHDKVEEGEDDSLTATVLIREEPEEEEEVS; encoded by the exons ATGTTACTGAAGCTGAGCTGTGTGATTCTACTCATCATCCAGAGGGATACAGAAA TTCCTCCAGTAGTGAGTGTGACAGTTGATGTTGATCCTGTCATTGGGGAGAATGAGGTTGTCTTGTCAACCTGCGTGGCTGCTGGTGCCAAGCCACAGGCAGAAGTGACATGGAAGACAGGTGAATTCGGCAGTCTGTTGAAGACAGTGACTAACTCCACCCAGCATACCAATGGCACCACCACAGTACTCAGCCACCTGCTCGGGGTACCAACCAAGGCAGCCAATCAGCAGCAGGTCCAGTGTGTGGTCAACCAGTCTGCCCTGGTAACAGAGAAGACCTACAACTACAGCATAAACATCCACT atCCACCTCAGTCAGTGAACATTACCCTTAGTGAGGCCTCTAAAGCCACAGTCTTCCTTTGTGTAGCAGACAGCAACCCACACCCCAACTACACCTGGAGCAG agtgGTCCAGCCATGGCCTGGGTCTTCAGTGAGAGCTGAGGGAGACAAACTGCACCTCCTCAGTCTCAGCTCTGAGCTGAATGGTCTCTATGTCTGTCAGGCCTCCAACCCCTACGGACGAGCCGCTGGCTCCCTCTATGTACACACATCCTCTG AGTCCTCTGCTGCCTGTTGGGTTCTACTCGTTGTCATTCTCTGTCTGATTGTTGCTGCGGCTGCACTCATATGGTACCGGTGCAAATACGGACAGTTTCCTTG GAGTTCATTCGTGGCCAAGGCACCAGAACAG ACTGTATCGGTATCTTCCAAGACGAGGAGACATGACAAGGTTGAGGAAGGTGAAGATGACTCATTGACTGCAACTGTCCTAATCAGGGAGGAgcctgaggaagaggaagaagtaTCATGA
- the LOC118376218 gene encoding nectin-3-like isoform X1 has product MLLKLSCVILLIIQRDTESTHVIGGWRTVVLGQDVDLFCRLIETDGELEQITWQKSTLEETQNHNFMLINPNGVTKFIAPNGLTGRVQFIGNPSENLGSIRITAVRLLDEGTFTCIFSVFPSGAYTTEIRLTVLVPPVVSVTVDVDPVIGENEVVLSTCVAAGAKPQAEVTWKTGEFGSLLKTVTNSTQHTNGTTTVLSHLLGVPTKAANQQQVQCVVNQSALVTEKTYNYSINIHYPPQSVNITLSEASKATVFLCVADSNPHPNYTWSRVVQPWPGSSVRAEGDKLHLLSLSSELNGLYVCQASNPYGRAAGSLYVHTSSESSAACWVLLVVILCLIVAAAALIWYRCKYGQFPWSSFVAKAPEQTVSVSSKTRRHDKVEEGEDDSLTATVLIREEPEEEEEVS; this is encoded by the exons ATGTTACTGAAGCTGAGCTGTGTGATTCTACTCATCATCCAGAGGGATACAGAAA GTACACATGTGATTGGAGGATGGAGGACTGTGGTACTGGGGCAGGATGTGGACTTATTCTGCAGACTGATAGAGACAGACGGGGAGCTTGAACAGATCACATGGCAGAAAAGTACTTTGGAAGAGACACAGAACCATAATTTTATGCTGATTAATCCCAATGGGGTTACTAAATTCATTGCACCGAATGGATTGACAGGTAGAGTCCAGTTTATTGGGAACCCATCAGAAAACCTTGGATCTATTAGAATAACAGCTGTCAGACTGCTTGATGAAGGCACCTTCACATGTATCTTTAGTGTTTTCCCCAGTGGAGCATACACTACAGAGATACGTCTGACTGTGCTAG TTCCTCCAGTAGTGAGTGTGACAGTTGATGTTGATCCTGTCATTGGGGAGAATGAGGTTGTCTTGTCAACCTGCGTGGCTGCTGGTGCCAAGCCACAGGCAGAAGTGACATGGAAGACAGGTGAATTCGGCAGTCTGTTGAAGACAGTGACTAACTCCACCCAGCATACCAATGGCACCACCACAGTACTCAGCCACCTGCTCGGGGTACCAACCAAGGCAGCCAATCAGCAGCAGGTCCAGTGTGTGGTCAACCAGTCTGCCCTGGTAACAGAGAAGACCTACAACTACAGCATAAACATCCACT atCCACCTCAGTCAGTGAACATTACCCTTAGTGAGGCCTCTAAAGCCACAGTCTTCCTTTGTGTAGCAGACAGCAACCCACACCCCAACTACACCTGGAGCAG agtgGTCCAGCCATGGCCTGGGTCTTCAGTGAGAGCTGAGGGAGACAAACTGCACCTCCTCAGTCTCAGCTCTGAGCTGAATGGTCTCTATGTCTGTCAGGCCTCCAACCCCTACGGACGAGCCGCTGGCTCCCTCTATGTACACACATCCTCTG AGTCCTCTGCTGCCTGTTGGGTTCTACTCGTTGTCATTCTCTGTCTGATTGTTGCTGCGGCTGCACTCATATGGTACCGGTGCAAATACGGACAGTTTCCTTG GAGTTCATTCGTGGCCAAGGCACCAGAACAG ACTGTATCGGTATCTTCCAAGACGAGGAGACATGACAAGGTTGAGGAAGGTGAAGATGACTCATTGACTGCAACTGTCCTAATCAGGGAGGAgcctgaggaagaggaagaagtaTCATGA